The DNA segment ACAGCAACCATGAAGCATCCGCAGAAGATCAGAACCCTGCTGGCCGCACTGGCCATCGGAGGCCTGGCAATCGTTCCGGCCGCCGCACAGCACGAGGGGCACGGCCATTCGGAGGGGCAACCGGCAGCCCCGGCGCATCCTGCACCGAGAGCCGACAAAGTGCCCAACCCTGATGCAACCGGCATCGTCTTCGAGACCGAGGAGCACGATTTCGGAGCTATCCATCAGGGTGAGAAGGTGACCGCCGAGTTTGCCTTCGAGAACAAATCGGACAAGACGATCGAGATCGAGAAGATCCGGACGAGCTGCGGTTGCACGGCGGCGGCATTGGACAAGCGGACCTACGCGCCCGGCGAGGGCGAGAAGATCACCGTGACCTTCAATTCTGCCGGTCGCAAGGGTGCCCAGCACAAGGTCATCACCGTCAGCACAAACGATCCGGACCACCCGGCCTATCAGTTGAAGATCGCTTGCAACGTGATCACAGAGATGGAGATGACCGCGCGGATTCTTAATTTCGGTTCTGTGCAGGAAGGCGATGGAGCCAGCAAAGAAGTGGCGTTGCTGGACTTCGCCGAGACCCCCATCGAGATCAAGAACATCGAGGTTCAAGCCGAAGGTATCGAAGTCGCCCAAGGCGACCCGGAAGAGTATCTCGATACGGCCACAGGCCGCAAGGGCCGCAAGATCCCGTTCCTGATAAGCGTAAAGAAGGACTTTCCGGCCGGCCGTCTGTTGGGCCGCGTCATGATTACGACATCCAACGAGCACGAGCCCGTTCAGAGCGTTGCGATCACCGGCACGGTGCGGGGCGACCTGGCTGTCTCGCCGAACCAGGTTTTCTTCGGTGTGATCGCACCGGATTCCGACCTGGAGCGCGTCGCTCGCCTGATGGTTCGCGACGATCTGGAGTTCAAGATGACCGGCTTCACGCTTTCGCAGATGTCGCGGGACGGCAAAGACTACGACCTGACTGATAACATCGATGTGAAGCTGACAAACAGCGAAGCCAATCCGAAGACGCAGTTGCTGAGCCTCTACTTCCTGGCTCCGGGTGAGCGCGGAACCTACAAGGGAATCGTGACGGCCAGTGGCACGGTTGGCGAAAAGAAGGCCGAAGTGAATCTCCCGTTCCAGGCCGTAATTCGTCCCGAGGTGAAGCGGCAGGCCGACGGTCAGCCCAGTACAGCGGACGTCATTTCTGGCCGGGCGACGTTGCCGCGGGATGAGATCAAGCGCCAGCAGGATGCAGAGCGCGAGAAGCTGCTTCAGCGTCGCATGGAACTCCAACAGCGGGTCAAGGAAGCCAAGGAGAAGGCGGCTTCGGAGTAACCACCGCGAGATGAATGGATGCAATCGGCCCGCTCCTCGGAGCGGGTCGGTTTCTTTAAAAGGATCACTCGGAAAGCATCTGAGCCTGATGCTCGAGCATCGGGGCAAGCCGCGGGTCGTGCTCAGCGGCTTTGCGAAGAAGCTCGGTGGCGCGCTCGCGATCGCCGCGCTGCAGGGCGACCTGGGCTTGCAGCACGAGAGCCGGTCCGAGTGCGTCGAGCGCTTCCAGTTCACGGATCACATCGGGAATGATCGCGGGCTGATCCGTTGCGAGTGCGTAGTTCCCAAAAACCATCCAGTAGGAGACGAATCTCTCGCCGCCCTGCGTTCGCGCATTGGCGAGCGACTGAGCGACGGCTTCGAGGCGGCCCATGCGCATGGCAAGCTGTGCCTGCGCGAGACGACCATGGACGGAGGGATAGCCGGCGGTTTCGAGTTCATCGCATCGCGAGGCGAGTTCCTGGAGCGCCGCAGGCGTTGCCGGGGCCGCGTCGACGTTCAAAGGATCCACTTCGTAGGTTCGCAGGCCATGGCGGGTCGCGATCCCTGGCCGCGCGGCCAGCCGACCGCTGTTGTCCCAGGCGATGATCTGCCACCCGGCGGCCTGGGCCTGCGCCATGGCGCGCAGCGTTGGTCCGATGAACGGCTCGTAATAGAACATGGCCGGGCTCGCGTTGAGGCGATCGCTCCAGCCAGGCTGCGGATCGAGCAGCGGGAGGTACTCCTTGCGAAGATACTCGGGCGTGTAGGCTTCCTGGCGGCCATCCATCAGGACGCCCTGCCGCACCGCGCCGGGCTGGGAGAGCAGGAGGCTCGCCCATCCGTAGCTGGCGAAGATGGGACCTTCGTGGTCGTCGATCTGTGCGAGCACATCGCCCACTCCGCGGCAGTCGATCTCCGGATCCCACCCGAACCCCGGCCTCATCCACGGAGAGAAGGCGACCGCGGCGACGCAGATCGCCACGCATCCAACCCCCGCCAGGAAATCCCGGCGCGCGGGTCGTTCCAGCTTGGGGAATGGAATGGCCTGGAACAACTCGCCGACGGCTGGAAGACCGACGATCGCAAGCGGCAGCACGGAGCGGGGGACCTTGAGTGTCAGCAGCAGAAGGATCGCCAGGAGGAGCGCCTCCCAGCGATCGCCCTGCACGGCGCGCCGGGCGAGTGCCGCCACAGTCAATGCGACAACCAGAAGGCCGAGTGGCATCGTCTGCCATGAGACAAGGGCGAACTCGGCGGTCTGGAATTCCCCGGTTGCCGTGAATGGCAGAATGAGCGGCCCCAGGACGCCTATGAGGCCGGCCGGGTGGAGGATCGCGAAGGACAGCCAGGGAACGAGCAGCGCCGTGAATCCGACGATCAGTGTCTGGCGCCACGGGACGTCCCGGCTGCGAAGCAGGCAACCCAGGGCCGCCAGGCCGACGTACCACTCTGGATGCGTCCACGACCAGACGGTGGAGCCGACCGCGACGATGGCCGCGGAGCGGACCGGCTTGCTGCGAACAAAGTCGATGACGGCAGGAGTGACGGCCAGAAGGCAGAGCCCCCCGAGGAAGAGGGCAGAGAAGAGGCCGGGGCGTTCGACCATGCGAGCGGAGACGCCGGCGGCTGCGATCGCTCCCCACAAACCGGCGCGCCACGTTTCAACGCCGCGCCGGCGGGCGGCTTCCACGGCGAGCAGGAAACCTCCGCCATAGCCGATGAGCTTCAGGATTTCCAGTCCGGCGGGGCCCGCGATCTTCCATGCAACGGTGAGGAAGATCGAGCCCAGCAGCCATTGGCTGGCCCATGGCTGGTCGGCCAGCAGAGGCGCCAGGAACTCGTGGCGTGGGATGCCGTGCTCGAAGAAGAAGCGCCCGGTGGCCAGGTGGAAGCCGAAGTCCTTATCTCGAACCAAGACGAACGAGAGCGCCGCCAGGCCGATTGCGAGTCCGGCGAAGACGAGCGCGTTGGAGGAAGGGCGCTTCATGACATCAAGGGACGATTCGAATCTCGACGCGGCGGTTCTGGCGTCGCCCGGCGGGATTCTCGTTCGGCGCGATCGGATCGAAGAACGCGCGGGACTCGGCGATGAGCTTGCCGGAGGGGATAGACTTCTGGGCCGAGAACCAGCGCGTGACCGAGGCGGCGCGCGACGCTGCCAGGTCCCAATTGTCCACGAACGGCATATTCTTCACGGGCACATTGTCTGTGTGGCCAATGATTTCTAGGCGACTGTATTCCGCGCCTTTCAGCACACCGGCCACGGCTTCGAGAATCTTCACGCCGTCATCGGAGAGCAATACAGTGCCGGGCGTGAAGAGCGAATCGCTGAGGATGCGAACGCGCAGATCGTTCTCATCGCTGACGAGCTTGGCGTCGCCGCTTTCGACGAAGGGCGCCAGCACCGTCGTCAACTTCTCTGCCAAACCGCGGCGGATCTGATCGGCGCGTTTCGTTTGCTGATCGAGGGACGCCAGCTTGTCCTCCGCCTCCTGCAGTTGGCGCTGGGCGGCGGCGAGTTCCTTCTCGCGATCGCGCAGAGAAGAGCTGACTTCTTCGAGTTGCGCGGCGACTTCCTGCTGGTCTGACTGGGCCGCCTGAATCTGGCGGCGGAAATCGTCCCGCTCGGCGCGGGCATCGTCTCGTTCGGCGCGATAGGATTCGGCGGCCTTTGCGAGTTTCTCAAGATCCGCGGTGGCTTCATCCAGCTTCTCGCGGGTTCCCTTCAGCGATTCCAGTTCGCTCTCCAGTAGCGCCTTTGCGTTCTGCGTGGTTTCCAACTCTGCACCCAGTTCATCGATCCTCAGCTTCATCTCGTTCTCCCGCTGGAGTCGATCGGTCAGGTCCTGCTGCAGGGCTTCGGCCTGGCTGCGCTGAGATTCGCTCATCACGCGCTGGGTCGTGGAAAGTCGCTCGCGGACGGCGATCAGTTCTTCCTTCAACGAATCGCGTTCCTCGGCCAGCGCCGCGTTTGTGTCGACGGCCTCCTGGTAGCGCTCTTCGAGGATGCGCGCTTTGGCGTCGATGGCTTCAAGGTCTTGCCGAAGTTGCAGGACGCGCGCCTGGAGCATGTTGTTTTCGTCGGCAAGGCGCCGCGAGTTCAGAAAACACCCGGTTGTCAGTAGCGGGAGCAGGAGCAGCACGGGGAGCAGGGGGAATCGCTTCATTTGTTGTCGGACCTTCCTTTTTGACTTCGAGTGCGTTGGCTGACTCGTTCCATCCAATAGATTGCGGCGAACAGCATCGCAATAAGCGCAGTCTGCAACAGGCCGTAGCGCCAATCAAGAGGCCTGAGCACGATCGCTGCCAAACCGACGGCCAGCGTGACGCCGTAGAGGAAGACGACAGCCTCGCGCGGCGTCATTCCCAGATCGACCAGACGGTGCGAGATGTGATTGCGATCGCCTTGCATCAGCGGTTTGCCGCTTCGCCAACGAATCCAGAGTACCGTGATCGTATCGAACAGCGGAACGCCGAGGACGATGACGGGCATCAGGATCGGCAGGCGCGTGGGTGTGCCTTCGTGATAGTAGGTCGCCACCGCGGTCAACGCCCCGAGCAGAAAACCCAGGTGCGTTGAGCCGTTGTCGCCGAGGAAGATGTTGTTGCGTGTGAAATTGTGAAGCCAGAATCCGATACATGCGCCCGCGAGCATCGCGAACAGCAGCATCATGTAGTATTCCTGCGACAAGGCGGAAATCAGCGCCATGACAGCGGCGACGATTGCAGCGACTCCGCTGGTCAGGCCGTTCATGTTGTCGAGGAAGTTGAGACTGTTGGTCAGCAGGACGATCCAGAAGATCGTCAGGATCCAACCGGCCCACAGCGGGAGGAAGAACTTGATGACGACGCCTGTGGCCAGGAGAGGAACGACGGCGAGGATCTGGATGGCGAGTCGTAGCACCGGTGGCAGCGGGCGTCGATCGTCGATGGCTCCGGTGATGAAGATGATCGCACATCCCACAAAGATGCCGCCGAGTTGGCCGAAGCGGAGCTCCGTATTGGCAGCCAGGACTCGGATGCGTTCAGGCAGGAAGTCGAGACCCGGGACGACCGTTCGGGCGAGCACGAGGTTCAGCGCCATGCACCCCCAGAACGCTGCGAAGACGGCCAGGCCACCGCTGCGTGGCGTGGCTTCGGCGTGGATCTTCCGATCGAGCCCGGGGTGATCGATCATGCCCAGGCGACGTCCGAGGACACGAGCCAGCGGCGTCAGCAACGCGCCGACGACGAGCGATTCAACCAGGGCGGCTATGGCAAGAAGTACAAACGGGTTCACGGGCGGCGCCTTTCGAGTGGAGCGTCCGCGGGCGTCCGCAGAGAGTCAAGACCCAGCAAAGCGTCGATTACCCGCGCCGATAGCGATAGTAGGCGGCGCAGGCGCCTTCGTTGGAGACCATCGGGGCGCCGAGGGGTTTGTCCGGCGTGCAGCGGGTTCCGAAGGCCGGGCAGTCACAGGGCTTCAGAACGCCCTGCAGAACGAGGCCGCTCTGGCACTCGGTTTCGGCGGCCGGCGGGGCGGGGGAGAGGTCGAAGCGGCGTTCGGCATCGAAGTGCTCGTAGTCGGGTGCCAGTTCGTAGCCGCTCTGCGGGATCGTGCCGATGCCGCGCCATTCGCGATCGCCGACGCGAAAGACTTCGCCCATGATGCGAAGGGCGGTTTCGTTGGCTTCGGTTCGCACGACGCGATTGTAGGGGTTTTCGACCTCGGCGCGACCGGCCTCCAACTGGCGGACGGCCATCAGGATGCCCTGCAGAATGTCGACGGGCTCGAATCCCGTGACGACGATCGGAACGTGGTACTTCTCGGCGATCGGGTAATACTCGCCCGTGCCCATGACGGTGCAGACGTGCCCGGCGGCGAGGAAGGCCTGCACCCGATTCGTGGGTGAAGAAAGGATGGCCTCGATCGCCGGCGGAACGAGAACGTGCGAAACCAGGACGCTGAAATTCGGGACGTCGAGCCGGGCCGCCTGGTACACGGCCATCGCATTGGCGGGTGCCGTTGTCTCGAATCCGACGGCGAAGAAGATGACTTCCTTGTCCGGATTGGCGCGCGCAATCTTTACGGCATCGACGGGCGAGTAGACCATGCGCACGTCGGCCCCGGCGGCTTTCACGGCGAGGAGATCGGTCTCTGTGCCGGGAACTCGCAACATGTCGCCAAAGGACGTGAGAATAACGTTGGGCCTGCGGGCGAGTTCGATCGCCGCGTCGATCTTGGCGATCGGCGTGACGCACACAGGACAGCCGGGGCCGTGGACGAGCGTGATTCCGTCCGGCAGCAGTTCATCCACGCCGTACTTCACAATGGCATGCGTCTGGCCGCCGCAGATCTCCATCATTGTCCACGGCTGCGTGACAGCCGCGGCGATTGCATCCGCATAGCGACGCGCCGCGTCGGCATCGCGGTACTCGTCCAGGTACTTCACGTTTCTCCGTCCCTGATTTCTTCCAGTTCGCCCATTTGCTCGAGGTACTCGAAGACGCTGTTCGCTTCTTCCTCATCGATCGTGCGCAATGCGAAACCGACATGCACAATTACGTAATCTTCAACCTTCGCCTCGGGGGTGTATGCGAGCGAGATGTCCTTGACGATGCCGCCGAAACTGACCTTCGACATGCGCATCAGCGGATCGCTCTCGTCGATGCTAAGTACTTTTCCCGGAACTGCGAGACACATCTCCGTCCCTCCTTTTTCTGCGCGCGGCGGCGGCGTAAACCTGACCAACGGCCAGGCCGCCGTCGTTTGGTGGCACGCGTTGGTGCCAGTACGGCGTGAACCCGTCGCGGCGCAGGCGCCCGATGGCGCCCTCCAGCAGCACGCGATTCTGGAAACACCCACCGGTTAGAATCACGCGCTCTTCACCGGCCATTTTCGCCACTCCGGCAATGACCTCAACCAATGTCTGGTGAAAACGGGCCGCGATTTCCGCGGCGGAAACGCCGGCGCGGCGATCCGAGAGAATGGCTTTCGCCATTGGGGCCCAGTCCGGTCCGTCCATTTCATAGGGCGATGCGGTGCCGAACGCGCGGGCGGCGAACTCGAGTTCCATGGCCGCTTGGCCCTCAAAAGTGGAAACCTGGCGAATGCCCGCGAGTGACGCCGCGGCATCGAACAGGCGGCCTGCGCTCGTAGTAATCGGCGCGTTCAGGCCGCGAGGAAGGGCCTGCACGAGGAGCTTCCACTCGGCTTCTTCGAATTGCTGCCGGAGGATTTCTTCATCGAATGCTGCATCGCCGAGCGCTTCATACAGCAGGCCAAGCGCGCATCGTCGAGGCTCCCGCACGGCCTTCTCTCCACCGGGCAAGCGGAACGGGCGCAGGTGCGCAACGCGCTCGAAGTCGGCTTCGTCCGCCAGGAGGAATTCGCCGCCCCAGATTGTCCCATCGAGTCCGTAGCCCGTACCGTCCCAGGACACGCCGAGCACGCGGCCGGTCAGTTCGTTCTCCGCCATGCACGCCGCGACGTGCGCGAAGTGATGTTGGATTTCTTCCGGAACCGAGTCCGTTTCGCGGCCGAATCGCGAGGCCATGTAGTCCGGATGGCGATCGATCGCCATCTGAGACGTTGGAACTTCGTAGAGTTGCTGGAAGTCCTCGACGCATTGTTTGAACGCACCGAACGAAACGACGTTTTCGAGATCGCCACCGTGCGGACCAGTCATGATCTCTTCGCCAATGCCAAGCGCGATCGTGTTCTTCAGGTGCCCACCGAGCGCCATGATGTGGCTGCAATCAATCGGCGCACGCACGGGCAAAGGCGAATATCCACGCGATCGGCGCAGAACCACTTCTCTGCCCGCGGCGATGCGCACGACGCTGTCCTCGACAGGGCGAAGGATCGGGCGATTGTGTACGAGGAAGAAATCGGCAACACCTTGCAGGCGTTGGATGGCTTCGCGTTCATCGGTGCAGATAGGCTCTTCGCTGATGTTGGCGCTTGTGGCGACGAGGGGAATGCTCAGATCGTTCATGAGCAGGATGTGAAGGGGCGTGTAGGGCAGCATCGCTCCGATGGTGGGATTGCCGGGGGCAATTTCCCTGCTGGGTCCATCGAATCGATCGAGCAACACGATCGGCGCCTCGGGCGATTGCAGCGCGCGCGCTTCTTCGTCGTGCAGGTCGCAGGATGCGCGAATCGCATCGATGGATGGGAACATGACGGCGAAGGGTTTCTCCGAACGCCGTTTGCGCGTGCGCAGTTCCTGGATGGCCCGATCGTTCGTCGCGTCGCACATCAGATGGAACCCGCCGAGACCTTTCACTGCAACGATTCGGCCACTCGCCAACGCCTCCTCGGCCGGGCGCAATGCATCATCTTTTGATGCCAACTGGTTGCCATCTTTATCCCAGAGCGCGAGACTCGGGCCGCAGACAGGGCAGGCGTTGGGTTGCGCATGGAATCGCCGGTCGCGAGGGTCGGTGTATTCGCGTTGGCACTCGGGGCACATGGTGAAGCTGGACATCGAGGTATTGGCTCGATCGTAGGGCAACGCCGCGATGATGCTGAATCGCGGGCCGCAGTGAGTGCAGTTTGTGAACGGATAGCGGTATCGCCGATTCGCCGGGTCGAGAATCTCGGTGCGGCACAATTCGCACGTCGCAATATCGGCCAGCACGATGGCCGTCTTCGCGCCCGAATGATCGCTCTCGCGAATTTCGAAGTCGTCGAAGCCAATGGGGTCGAGTTCCGTGACCTCGAGGCCCGTGATGCGCGCGTTGGGGGGCAGTTCTGCAGAAAGTCGATGGCGGAAGTTCTTGAGTGAGTCGCCTGGGCCTTCGATCTCGAGCGTGACTCCGCGCGGGGAATTTACAACCCAGCCGCGGAGACCGATTTCCTCGGCCAGTCGAAAGACAAACGGTCGGAATCCGACGCCTTGCACGGCGCCGCGGATTTGAAACCGCCATCGACAGGTCTTATTCATCGAAACGACCGAGCGTGGGGGCACCTCGCAGGGTGCGAGATCGGCCCAACGCCCCTTCCTCCGCCGGGATTTCAGCCCTCTTGGGTTGACTCCTCAAGGCGAATCGGGGTTTTATACTCAATGAATCCCGACATCGTGGCGGCGGCACTAGGGGCCGTTGTTGCTTTATTGTGAGGAGAGGAAACTCCCATGAACCTTTTGCGTTCGCTCCGCGGACACGGGCTTGCCTGTGTCCTGGTTGTGCTTTGCATGTCCCTCGGCAGTCTCATCCAGGCAGCAGATCCACCCGCTCCATTCATGTACCAAGGCTATCTTGAGGTCGACGGGGCCCCAGCCAACGGCGCCTTCGACTTCATCTTTGTGGCGTACGAGACGTCGTCCTCTACGACCCCTCTTGCGCCGGAATGTGTGGTTGGTGGCGTTCGGGTGACTGATGGAGTCTTCAACGTAGAATTGGATTTCGGGACCACAATCTGGGATCGCTTCGATCCATGGATCGAGATCGGCGTCCTGGAAACCACAAAGGATGCCGACCGCGCACCATACACGATGCTGTCTCCGCGCCAACACTTTCTTCCAACGCACACAGCATACAGCGCGCGCGATGCGCAGACGCTCAGTGGATACGATTCCAGCGACCTTCGGAATGCCTCGTTGATCAATTCGGGGACGTTGAACACTTCGCGGTATTCGGCCTACTCCGATCTGACGGCAGAATCGAAGGTAAGTGCAGCTCCAGCCGCGGATACGATTCCGGTGGCCGATGGAACCGGAAAGCTCGATGCGGGATGGCTGCCATCGACTGCGTCTGGGAATCAGGTTGTCGTGACCGTCCCGAATCCCGGTGCATTAGGATACACAGCCGGATCGCCGGTAGCTTATGGCGCTGGGTCGGCGCAGTTGCCGAAGTTCGTCGCGCCGCTCGTTGGGCTGACAGATTTCGGACAGTCCTCGGTTTTCGAGTTGATTGCCGTCGACGAGTCGCGCGCGTTCTTCGCCTATCGTGACGAGTCGGATGGAAATAAGGGCAAGGCCTGTGTCGTGTCGGTCTCCGGAACTGCACTTTCATTCACAACGCCCGAGGTGTTCTCGAGTAATGCGATCACCGACATGCAGGCGGTTGTTCTGTCGCCTGCGAACAGCTCGAGCTTTCGCACCGCGATTGTCGCCTATACGGACTCTTCGATCGGAAACCATCTGCTGATGCGATCGATTCGATTTAACAACGACGAGACGTATGTGCTTGGAACACCGATCACAGTTGTTGCCGCGGCGACGACAGAGTTTGAATTGGCGAACATGTCCAGGTCGCAGCCCGTTCTTGCGTATGCCGATCCGTTGGACTCCGACCACGGAAAGGTGAAGAGCTACACTTACTTCCAGGCGAGCGGGAACGTATCTCAGTATGCCTCTGGAACGTTCAACAGCGCGGCAACCGATACGATCGCGATCCAGATGTATTCAGAGTACTCCGGGCTCCTGGCCTACAACGATGCCGCCACCGGCGACCCGGCGATGTTGACGATTGGGCACAATTGGGGTTCTTCGACGATGAATGCTGGTACACCAGTGACCATGAGTTCCCTCGCCATGAGCGACATCGAATTCGTGCCCCTCGACTCCCAGATGATGATTCTGTGCGATTCACGAGAGGGCTACGATTCGGACACCATGTACCCCGTGAGAGTCACCGGAAACAGTATGTCCCTTGGCAACGAGACTGGCCGA comes from the bacterium genome and includes:
- a CDS encoding DUF1573 domain-containing protein, which produces MKHPQKIRTLLAALAIGGLAIVPAAAQHEGHGHSEGQPAAPAHPAPRADKVPNPDATGIVFETEEHDFGAIHQGEKVTAEFAFENKSDKTIEIEKIRTSCGCTAAALDKRTYAPGEGEKITVTFNSAGRKGAQHKVITVSTNDPDHPAYQLKIACNVITEMEMTARILNFGSVQEGDGASKEVALLDFAETPIEIKNIEVQAEGIEVAQGDPEEYLDTATGRKGRKIPFLISVKKDFPAGRLLGRVMITTSNEHEPVQSVAITGTVRGDLAVSPNQVFFGVIAPDSDLERVARLMVRDDLEFKMTGFTLSQMSRDGKDYDLTDNIDVKLTNSEANPKTQLLSLYFLAPGERGTYKGIVTASGTVGEKKAEVNLPFQAVIRPEVKRQADGQPSTADVISGRATLPRDEIKRQQDAEREKLLQRRMELQQRVKEAKEKAASE
- a CDS encoding OmpA family protein, yielding MKRFPLLPVLLLLPLLTTGCFLNSRRLADENNMLQARVLQLRQDLEAIDAKARILEERYQEAVDTNAALAEERDSLKEELIAVRERLSTTQRVMSESQRSQAEALQQDLTDRLQRENEMKLRIDELGAELETTQNAKALLESELESLKGTREKLDEATADLEKLAKAAESYRAERDDARAERDDFRRQIQAAQSDQQEVAAQLEEVSSSLRDREKELAAAQRQLQEAEDKLASLDQQTKRADQIRRGLAEKLTTVLAPFVESGDAKLVSDENDLRVRILSDSLFTPGTVLLSDDGVKILEAVAGVLKGAEYSRLEIIGHTDNVPVKNMPFVDNWDLAASRAASVTRWFSAQKSIPSGKLIAESRAFFDPIAPNENPAGRRQNRRVEIRIVP
- a CDS encoding undecaprenyl/decaprenyl-phosphate alpha-N-acetylglucosaminyl 1-phosphate transferase; this encodes MNPFVLLAIAALVESLVVGALLTPLARVLGRRLGMIDHPGLDRKIHAEATPRSGGLAVFAAFWGCMALNLVLARTVVPGLDFLPERIRVLAANTELRFGQLGGIFVGCAIIFITGAIDDRRPLPPVLRLAIQILAVVPLLATGVVIKFFLPLWAGWILTIFWIVLLTNSLNFLDNMNGLTSGVAAIVAAVMALISALSQEYYMMLLFAMLAGACIGFWLHNFTRNNIFLGDNGSTHLGFLLGALTAVATYYHEGTPTRLPILMPVIVLGVPLFDTITVLWIRWRSGKPLMQGDRNHISHRLVDLGMTPREAVVFLYGVTLAVGLAAIVLRPLDWRYGLLQTALIAMLFAAIYWMERVSQRTRSQKGRSDNK
- the hypD gene encoding hydrogenase formation protein HypD, producing the protein MKYLDEYRDADAARRYADAIAAAVTQPWTMMEICGGQTHAIVKYGVDELLPDGITLVHGPGCPVCVTPIAKIDAAIELARRPNVILTSFGDMLRVPGTETDLLAVKAAGADVRMVYSPVDAVKIARANPDKEVIFFAVGFETTAPANAMAVYQAARLDVPNFSVLVSHVLVPPAIEAILSSPTNRVQAFLAAGHVCTVMGTGEYYPIAEKYHVPIVVTGFEPVDILQGILMAVRQLEAGRAEVENPYNRVVRTEANETALRIMGEVFRVGDREWRGIGTIPQSGYELAPDYEHFDAERRFDLSPAPPAAETECQSGLVLQGVLKPCDCPAFGTRCTPDKPLGAPMVSNEGACAAYYRYRRG
- a CDS encoding HypC/HybG/HupF family hydrogenase formation chaperone gives rise to the protein MCLAVPGKVLSIDESDPLMRMSKVSFGGIVKDISLAYTPEAKVEDYVIVHVGFALRTIDEEEANSVFEYLEQMGELEEIRDGET
- the hypF gene encoding carbamoyltransferase HypF, coding for MNKTCRWRFQIRGAVQGVGFRPFVFRLAEEIGLRGWVVNSPRGVTLEIEGPGDSLKNFRHRLSAELPPNARITGLEVTELDPIGFDDFEIRESDHSGAKTAIVLADIATCELCRTEILDPANRRYRYPFTNCTHCGPRFSIIAALPYDRANTSMSSFTMCPECQREYTDPRDRRFHAQPNACPVCGPSLALWDKDGNQLASKDDALRPAEEALASGRIVAVKGLGGFHLMCDATNDRAIQELRTRKRRSEKPFAVMFPSIDAIRASCDLHDEEARALQSPEAPIVLLDRFDGPSREIAPGNPTIGAMLPYTPLHILLMNDLSIPLVATSANISEEPICTDEREAIQRLQGVADFFLVHNRPILRPVEDSVVRIAAGREVVLRRSRGYSPLPVRAPIDCSHIMALGGHLKNTIALGIGEEIMTGPHGGDLENVVSFGAFKQCVEDFQQLYEVPTSQMAIDRHPDYMASRFGRETDSVPEEIQHHFAHVAACMAENELTGRVLGVSWDGTGYGLDGTIWGGEFLLADEADFERVAHLRPFRLPGGEKAVREPRRCALGLLYEALGDAAFDEEILRQQFEEAEWKLLVQALPRGLNAPITTSAGRLFDAAASLAGIRQVSTFEGQAAMELEFAARAFGTASPYEMDGPDWAPMAKAILSDRRAGVSAAEIAARFHQTLVEVIAGVAKMAGEERVILTGGCFQNRVLLEGAIGRLRRDGFTPYWHQRVPPNDGGLAVGQVYAAAARRKRRDGDVSRSSGKST